The window CCACAAAGAGTCAATACTCTAGTGGCAAAAATTCCTGATCCAGATTACCAGTCAGTTCACATAGGGCAAACTGCACATCAAACGGTTTCAATTTCACAAAGCAAGCTGAAAATATATACACAATCTGCTCTTACTGTGTGTGGCTCCATTGGTTTTAAGCAGGCTGAAGCAGTAGTGGGCACACTGAGGACCATTAGCCAGGCCTTTTAGCATACGGAGATAGGACATATAGAGGGTGGAGGGAAGAAGGTCTCCCATCTGACGCACAAACTTGGACAGAACAACCTGCATCAAACATAGAACATACAGAAAAGAATGGCATGTTTTTATATTAGGGTCTTTTCATACCTTTCAGTACAATTCTTGCCATAAAAAGAAGGGTCCAGAAAATATAGCTCTTACCTGTTTATGTGGAGGCCTTTGCAGTGCCATTCCCAGATAGGATCCCTGCAGGGAGGTGTGCTGGAGAGACTCAGTGGGACACCAGAACTCCAGACCCAACTCCAGCCCAAATGAGTCCTTACTGTAAAACTCTCCTATCTGGTAAGACAAAGCAGTAACCAAAAATGTTAACAAATACTATCAGTTAAACCCTTAAAATCTAGTGATGATTAactgatgtatgtgtgtgtactgtactgCTGCAACCataataaattaattgattGAAAGAAATTGCAAACTTTTAAAATAAGCAACTAAccatttcaattatttttcaagcgaaatgtcaaacttttaaaGTAAGAGATTAAAACTAAGGATTAGCtgcttgttttgtcatttttgatattaaatgaagagtgtttgggttttggactgttggttggacaaaagaagcaatttgaataCATTGCCTCTGAATCTGAGAAATTGTGGTGAGCATTTTTTGcaattttattatttgttatgATAAAATTTGTAATAATTCATTAGCGaatatttgtgaaaatgatCTGCAAATTAATCAATAACATTAAATGCTAGCTGCAGCACTAATGTTGCACACAAATGAATGTGTGCAAGTGTAGGTGAAAAACACTCACGAGAATCATGAGGTGGTCTAAGTCCTTGCGTAACGATGATGGAAGCTCACTGTCCATCTGTAGGGACATGTGCACCAGACGGGCATCCTCATCAGCACGGTTACGAAGTTGTTTCacctaaaaagacaaaatatgttCATTTAACAGTCTAATCAGCTGGCAGAATGATAAAACAATGTGATAACAAATAATTATATAGAGACAAACCAAACTCTTACTAGAGTAAAAAAATTGGTTGTGGACAACTATGGCCCCTCTCACCTTCATTGGCATAAGTGCCAGGAAGTCTGTAATGAGTGAATGGAGGCGGCGGATGTAAAACTCTTCCTGGCCAAAACTCTCACATCCCAGAATGCCCTCCTTCATAAACAGGAAGACGTCTCCAAGTAGAGCCTGGTCGGCCAGAGCCTCGTCTGCCTCCGTGAACTCAACCAGGGCTGCACAGAATACACAGAGAAGCACACAACATTAAATTGGCTGCCATCTTggaaaaatcatatttttttaaaaaggttttcttCATACAGGTAAAAGGCAGTTAATGCCTGTCAAAAGAATAGGGACCTTACCGCATCCCTGTGGAAGCTGAGAGAGGACCCTCAGAGACAGAGCCCACGCCAGTCGACACAAAGCCTGCAGGCCTGGAAGCTTCCACGGCTGGCCGTCCATCAGGCGACTGTGCACTGCAGACACATACTGCCTCTCAGTGAGCAATGGCAATGCCTGGAGCAGATCTAgaggaacaaaacacacagagacagtccTTCATTAGCTGTAAAATCCAAACCCTGACACCAACAGCAATCTTATGCATAACTTTAATCAATCAAGGTTAAAATTACAGACATTATTTAACGGGTTCTCACCTTCTCTATCTTCTGTTCCTTGTTCTATGAAGCTGACATCCAAGCAGTACAGCAGTGCCATGACCAGAGCCATGTTCATGCTGTCCAATGAGCCATCAGCTTGAGCCGTCACTGTCTCCAGGTGGCCAATAAGAGCCAGGGTGTCATCTTTAGTCAGAGGTGATTGGCAGGTCCATAAAAAGAGGCTGTCGGCCAGGGCCTGTCTGCTTTCTTTGATGAGGTCAGAAACCTGGGGGAAAAGAGTGGGAATTAAAAGTTGTCCATATTCATCCCCGCATATATTCTACCATTCCATGTTGCTATTTCAGTTATAAACTTTAGTCTCTGCATGAGCCAAGAATGATGGGATATAAATGCATGTTCAGCAGATGAATATCTCGGCTTCAAATTAACAAATATTTTGCTGTCACCTCTTTTCTGTGCTTCTCGTTGCCCAGGCCACGCTCCTTTTGCAGCTTTTCAAACTCACGCGTCACATTAATCTCTGATACCAAGGTTAGGATGCGTTTGGTCAGACCCTGGTTCATCAATTCATCTGTAAAACGGGATGTCAATGCCACCAGCTCCCCACTGAGTgagaaaacaaataacagtAATGATAAATAACAAGACACCACAAATATTAAGGAAACATGCTCATGGTGTGGACTTTTAAAAGCACCTCTCATTGCTTGATTGCACTACTTACAGAGAAAATTATTACCTTAGGTCCAGTGTGAATGTCTTGCCCTGGCGTGACTGGATGAGTGTGCGCAGGGAGTTGGCCACACAAAGCTTTCCATCCCAGTAGAGcagcacagctaccagaccTCGTGTCAGACCTGGAAAatggggctgctgctgctcacctagagacaaatagacacattCAGAGAATCAATCGCATCATTTAAGGCCTTGACTCCAAATCACTGATTTGATGAGgaaaatccaaaaacaaaatagtTATTTCTAAATAATGTGACCTCTGTATgattcacacagaaaacaacttAATAAACACTCACCAAATTTGCTAAATCACATTCTTGATAAATTTGCTTGCAAGTCATTACTTTTTCTCATGTCCCCATTACCTGCCAAGAGGAGCTCCAAAGCTGCCAACTCTCCAATATCAAACAGGTCACTGAGGATGAAGGCCTCTTTGAGAAGCTGCTCTGGAAGGAGCCGTGACCCCTGCTGACCTTGGATGGCGATGCCTTCTGTGCTGGCTTTACGcaccttctctctctgctctgcactcTTTGgctaaaaatgagaaaagaaaaagacctgGTGTTATTTACATTACAGTCTCAGAAGACATACTGCATATCATAAATGTGTCTGTCAGCACCAAGGGAGTGGAAGGCCACTCAGGAAGAATATTATTGTAAACATCCAAATATGAAATGAAAGTAAGACAAAGAATTTGTGTTTGCACAACATCTCACCGGGTTCCTAAAGAGTGAAAGAAAATGCGATTTGTGTTTCTTCAGCTGCAGGTCCAGCAGGTGGACGCTCTCTGGCTGTCTCCTCAACACCGCCCCGTCCACCGTCTCCCATAACTCCTTCAGCGGCCCCCACAGACTGGCTCCTGGGTGGGTAAATGAGCTTTTAAATGTCTTTCCtcatcacacatacacagcttCTGATTTCAACTAATTCTATTGTAGTTATTTCTAATGCCATACTGGGCATTAGCAGCTTGTCCTGATAGTCATACAGGTTCTGCTGAATCCTACTCTCATAATCAGACTCAATATTGATGAGAATCAAATTATCTTCTGGCAATATACAGTAAGTGAATAATCTTTAATGCAGTGAATAATCCTGTATACTGTGAGGTAATTGACTGACAGGACTGATGTTGGGAAGTGACAATTTCATTTCATGAACTGGAGCTGTCCACAAACACGGAGGCAGTCTACAAGAAAGGCCTGAGCCGGCattacttcctgaggaggctcaggtcctttaatgtctgcaaccGGATGCTACGgatgttttatcagtctgttgttACGAGCACCATCTCCTTCGCTGTGATGTCCTGAGGTACGTGCATCAAAGCAAAGGACGCcaacagactgaataaactcatcAATAAGGTGTCGGTTGTGTTAAGcttgtcaccctggaggaggtggcggAGGACAGGATGCCTCTCACCCCCTCCACAAAACTCTGGACACTCTCTAACACTCAAATAATGCACTTTGAATTACtattactgtaaatactgtctATTATATTGACATTGTGAGCCTCTTTCTGACTTCGACAAAGTGTGATGACCAATATGAATATGTTACTgatgtacacacacaccatacagTTCTCTGATGAAAGATGGTCATGTGATGTGTAAATGACAGTACCAGTAAACAAATCTTATAGCCATACTTATATTTCTCGTGAttctagttttctttttttacggTTGTTAATGTAGATTTAGCTTCATTAAGCTATAACACTGAGGTTATTGGTTCTTGTATCACAGACCCAGAGGAAGCCTTGCTGTCACTAAACATCACTCAGGTGTGTACAAAGACACCTGGCTGACACCAGTAAACATCTGACACTCATTCCTCACTGACAGGACATGAATATAGTAAACCGGAGAGTAGTTTAAACCTGGTCCGAACTGCtccatgtgtgtctgtgagatGATCTAAGGCGCGGTGCACCAGTGTGCAGTGTGCCAAGTTATGATGCCAAACATTTCCTTACTTGTTCACGTCAGTTAGTTTCAGTTTAGTTGTTTCCAAATACGTGAATCTGCTGACCCATTAGACTGAGCAGAGAGGTCATGTTTACCGGATGGCGTCGTTCTAACATGGTCGTTTGTTAACGTTAGGTCTAAACGCGCGTACCTTCCGATTAACCGTttaactaacgttagctaacttaAGGTTTACTTGTAGGCTAGGCTAAATTAGCCTGAACTTGAATGGTCCATCACCATGCGGTCATAACATATGACGTGCGGCACAACTGGTCCTGAAAAGCGAACAAGTACATTCTCATATATGAAATGACAACTAATAGCAAGTGTTAGATGTAAAGGCATTTAAGTTACACTCGTTGAAAGACATATAATTCATACCCGAATTTACCGCCATCTGCGCCGCCATGATACGCTCGGAAAATTGGACAGTAGTTTCTGAGATTGTGCCGGTGTGAAATTTAAAATTATAAATTCTCTAAACACACTTTGCTGGCACTCGGTCCACAAAAAAATACACCAGTTCAAAGTGAATGCGTATACGTATTAATTAAATGGGTAGGATATTCTTAACATTGATGTTAATCTGTGTAGACTCTTCAGGCGGGGTCCTCGGATCGTTGGAGTCGTCTAGCTGGTCGGGACTTGTAGTTTACCAGCGCAGGTGAACTCAATAAGTGATTTAATTGTATTCCCTGTGTATTTGAGTGTTATTTTACAAAATCCATTCTTTGTCAAATATTTTCCTAACTAACGTTTAATAAAGAAATACGTGCTGCGCTGACACGCGTTCGTGAACCTCATGTGGCAAAAACATTGGTTCCGCCCTGTGTTGGTCCGTCCTGTTTTGAGGTTACACCGAGATGTCCATGCTAGTCTGACAGTTGTAGATCGGTGACCGCTGGGATAGAAATGTGTCGTTCGTGATTTTCAAGCCTCGGTGCCTCCGTAAATTTAGCACCGCATTAGAATAAAGGGTTCGGGGACATTTTATCTAAAGACATGGCTCGAGTTGTGAAAGTGTTTCGGACGGTGCGGAATCACTGGAAGAAATCCACATTCGCCGTCTGCGTCCTGTCTTACGGAGGCTACTGGCTGTATGGTAAACACTGGTGAGTCTCTCAGCTTATGGTATTACCCACTGATGAGAGCACAGGTCTGTTCGTGTGCCTTACATTTTTTGGTCTTTTGTCTTATCAGTGATAGTGTTCTGCGGACAGAGGCTTGTCTAGTGGCCAGGGTGAGACATTACTTGTTCTTACAAACTAATTGTCAGCCAAAGACATGATACAAACCAATATCTTCAAGTGCCCATTATTGgtcctcatcatcatcttcatctctaTTAGGAATTTGGGCGTCAACAGATAGCACCAGGGGAGCAGCTGAGGAAAGCAACAGTGATCTTGAACCCTGCAGCATGTGGAGGGTAAGGAAACAGAAACGTCCAAATTTAAAGTTTGGTCTGGACTTCGAAAAACAGGTTTTTCTCAGAACATTTTCAGCTCCCTGTCTCAATCTCCCCCCCAGGAAAGCCAACAACTTGTTTGAAAAGAATGCTGCTCCCATTTTACACCTGGCTGGTGTGGAGATAACAATAGTAAAggtatgtcttttttttccaccttttaGTCCAGTTTTTAGTGTCTCTAGTCAGTCCTATTTTGTGACACCATGATTGTTATATATTGCCTGCTCCTCTACAGACAGATTATGAAGGCCAGGCAAAGAAACTGATGGAGTTTATGGAAAAGACAGACATGCTGATCGTGGCCGGAGGGGATGGCACATTGCAGGAAGTCATCACAGGCTTGCTGCGAAGGCCAGATCAAGTAGGTGGCACACAGGCATCATGCTTTGGTTTAACGGTCACAGGTCTAAACGTTTTCTTTAGCAGTGTCACTGATGGATGATTTGTGGCTGCAGGAAACACTCAGCAGCACACCGATTGGATTCATTCCACTGGGCTCCCACAATTCCCTGAGTCCAAGTCTTCATCTCCTCAGTGACAACAAGGTCAAGTAAGTATCTCATCAGTATCATACCTAAAGATCCAGATGTGTAGAGGATGTGTCTCATTGATTAAATCTGTGCATTTTTCAGAGACATTACATCGGCAACACTGTCCATTCTGAAGGGAGAAACTGTTCCTCTGGATGTGCTACAAATAAAAGTGAGAAACTTTATGTTTATgtccactgtttgtttgtttttgtggtacaataaacagaataagtattttttaagtaattttcttttttcattatcaagaaaaaaagatttcatttcatttttaccGTGTGTGTTACTAGGGCGAGCAAGAGCAGCCTGTCTTTGCTCTGACGGGACTTCGTTGGGGTGCATTCAGAGATGTGGCCGCAACAATTAGCAAGTAAGATTCCACAATTGGTCGCTCGGACTACAATCCTGGGTAAACTGTGACAAAATTCCACATACAAAAGGGTAATCAGCCATATTTCCTCATAGATATTGGTACCTtggaccactgaagacaaaagcaGCACATTGGTTTAGCACTCTTCGGGTGAGGTTTTATTTAAACATCTGATTATCTCATTGGTACAGTAGATGTCATGAGGTGAGATGTTGTATCTTACACTGTTGGAAAATCTTTCAGGAGTGGCCCCTTGTCAAGGAAGTCTCTGTGTCCTACTTGGCTCCAAGTCTTCGGCTCCCTGACCTGCCCCCTCAGAAGCCCACCAGACCCAGCCTGCTCTACCGCATCGCCCGCAGATGGAGAAACTACTGGAACCCTCCTGTTGAAGGtaatgtgtgttactgtgtcgTTACTTGGATCACAACATGGCAGTAAAACGTGACGTTTTGAGAGTAAGAATGTTggtgtttgcatgtttgctcAGAACCTCCAAAAGTGGAAGAGCCAGAGGTGTGGAGTGAGCAGAAGCTGTCGACACTGGAGCTTTTTATTCAGACGCACAACAAAAACCCAGTGGAAGTGGTCAGTGCGAAAAGAATTGTGCTTATAAAACCCTTTACCTGCTCTTATTGAGTGCTGACATGAtctcacattttgtaattatttcctgtttatttgGACTTGCAGCGCATAAATGACTCCATGATGATCTGTGCAGAACCAGACGACTTCACAGTGGGCGAGTTCATCACTGTCGGGTTAGCAGATTTTTTCCGCTTTTATTAGTAACAATTGAGGCCCAAACACAGTATATGATAGTTCATGTTTACGTATAtt is drawn from Sparus aurata chromosome 8, fSpaAur1.1, whole genome shotgun sequence and contains these coding sequences:
- the agk gene encoding acylglycerol kinase, mitochondrial; translation: MARVVKVFRTVRNHWKKSTFAVCVLSYGGYWLYGKHCDSVLRTEACLVAREFGRQQIAPGEQLRKATVILNPAACGGKANNLFEKNAAPILHLAGVEITIVKTDYEGQAKKLMEFMEKTDMLIVAGGDGTLQEVITGLLRRPDQETLSSTPIGFIPLGSHNSLSPSLHLLSDNKVKDITSATLSILKGETVPLDVLQIKGEQEQPVFALTGLRWGAFRDVAATISKYWYLGPLKTKAAHWFSTLREWPLVKEVSVSYLAPSLRLPDLPPQKPTRPSLLYRIARRWRNYWNPPVEEPPKVEEPEVWSEQKLSTLELFIQTHNKNPVEVRINDSMMICAEPDDFTVGEFITVGNKKEEDPTVFTKTSTKLEASACRLQLPEGATGFYNIDNEEYEAMPVEIRLLPRKLRFFISAERREELLLQMQ